From one Verrucomicrobiota bacterium genomic stretch:
- a CDS encoding c-type cytochrome domain-containing protein — protein sequence MSSPPSLWSGCGGHKFWLATSLALSAGLLGLGLAGLESPADPGGWVRFLGRFHPVILHLPIGALLLLALWEACLWWRGASIPGLVPVLFAAVSASLAAWLGWLLGKTGNYDTALLDRHLWGGILTAILSIWVALAKFWWEARPTRSRQRLYRGLLASTCLVMLWASHDGGSLTHGKGFLTDHAPPWLRAALLLPEREEPVEKEPSESADPVVFAELVFPIFEAKCLSCHNQEKQEGDLRMDTFAALVRGGDLGPSVVPGDVERSEFLYRIHLPLEDEWHMPPDGKLQVTAEELLVMEWWVEQGASEHATRSQLASTAEVDQAIASLKNPP from the coding sequence ATGTCTTCCCCTCCCTCCCTTTGGTCCGGCTGCGGCGGCCACAAGTTTTGGCTCGCGACCAGTCTCGCCCTCTCGGCGGGCTTGCTGGGACTCGGCTTGGCCGGGTTGGAGAGCCCTGCGGATCCCGGGGGATGGGTCCGGTTTCTCGGTCGATTTCACCCCGTCATCCTGCACCTGCCCATCGGGGCGCTCCTGCTCTTGGCGCTCTGGGAGGCCTGTCTCTGGTGGCGGGGGGCCAGCATTCCCGGGCTGGTGCCCGTGCTCTTCGCGGCCGTCTCGGCCAGCCTGGCGGCTTGGCTCGGATGGCTCTTGGGCAAGACAGGGAACTATGACACGGCCCTCCTGGATCGCCATCTTTGGGGCGGCATCCTGACAGCCATTCTCTCGATCTGGGTGGCGCTGGCCAAATTTTGGTGGGAAGCGCGCCCGACCCGCAGCCGCCAACGGCTCTACCGCGGCTTGCTCGCGAGCACTTGTCTGGTGATGCTCTGGGCCAGCCACGACGGGGGCTCCCTCACCCACGGCAAGGGCTTTCTCACCGACCACGCCCCCCCTTGGCTGCGGGCGGCCTTGCTTTTGCCCGAGCGGGAAGAGCCGGTCGAAAAGGAGCCGAGCGAGAGCGCGGACCCGGTGGTCTTTGCCGAGCTGGTTTTCCCGATTTTTGAGGCCAAATGCCTCTCCTGCCACAACCAGGAAAAACAGGAAGGGGACCTCCGGATGGACACCTTCGCGGCCCTGGTCCGCGGGGGCGACCTCGGGCCCTCCGTGGTGCCGGGTGACGTGGAGCGGAGCGAGTTTCTCTACCGCATCCATCTTCCGCTGGAGGACGAGTGGCACATGCCTCCCGATGGCAAGCTCCAGGTCACCGCCGAGGAACTCCTCGTGATGGAATGGTGGGTGGAGCAAGGCGCCTCCGAGCACGCCACCCGGAGCCAGTTGGCCAGCACCGCGGAGGTCGACCAAGCGATCGCCTCCCTCAAAAATCCCCCGTGA
- a CDS encoding M23 family metallopeptidase, which yields MFLRVFCAVGLLGMASGQPLGLRLPTENQAIFSQDPSRFYQYTHRNFEGRSWNEWRGGQYGFSRNAKRAADGSIVYARFHEGLDIKPVARDASGAPQDVVRAIASGQVVHTNTVSGRSNYGLYVVLEHDWGQGPFYSLYAHLRTITVKRGQRVPAGKGLGLMGWTGRGLDRTRAHVHLELNLRYSDDFQKWHDEYASGTNYHGNYNGLNLSGLDLAKLYLEHRREADLDLVRFIRREMEPYYRVAVPKNGKLSLLARYPWLGEGQSARFGSHSSWEISFTGAGFPVKIEPSQRKVSQPTLTWVEYSAHPHSWNTVGRLSGSGHQVGLTEGGLRHLALVTGDF from the coding sequence ATGTTTCTGCGGGTCTTTTGCGCGGTGGGGCTGCTGGGGATGGCCTCCGGGCAGCCCCTCGGGCTCCGCTTGCCAACGGAGAACCAGGCGATTTTCAGCCAGGACCCCTCGCGCTTTTACCAATACACCCACCGGAACTTCGAGGGCCGCAGTTGGAACGAATGGCGGGGGGGCCAGTATGGCTTTTCCCGCAACGCCAAGCGAGCGGCCGATGGCAGCATCGTCTACGCGCGCTTTCACGAAGGCCTCGACATCAAGCCGGTGGCGCGCGATGCCAGCGGCGCGCCCCAAGACGTGGTCCGGGCCATCGCCTCCGGCCAGGTCGTGCACACCAATACCGTGAGCGGGCGCAGCAACTACGGGCTCTACGTGGTCCTGGAGCACGACTGGGGACAAGGCCCCTTTTACAGCCTCTACGCCCATCTGCGAACCATCACGGTGAAGCGGGGTCAGCGCGTCCCAGCTGGGAAGGGGCTGGGGCTGATGGGTTGGACGGGGCGGGGCCTCGACCGGACCCGGGCCCACGTCCATCTGGAGCTCAATCTGCGCTACTCGGATGACTTCCAAAAGTGGCACGATGAATATGCCTCCGGCACGAATTACCACGGCAATTACAATGGCCTGAATCTGAGCGGTCTCGACTTGGCGAAGCTTTACTTGGAACATCGCCGGGAGGCCGACCTCGATTTGGTGCGCTTCATTCGACGGGAAATGGAGCCCTACTACCGGGTGGCGGTGCCCAAGAACGGGAAGCTGTCTCTGCTGGCCCGCTACCCATGGCTAGGGGAAGGGCAGAGCGCCCGCTTTGGAAGTCACTCTTCCTGGGAAATCTCCTTCACGGGGGCGGGCTTTCCGGTCAAGATTGAGCCCAGCCAGCGAAAGGTCAGCCAGCCCACTCTCACTTGGGTGGAGTACTCGGCCCATCCCCACAGTTGGAACACGGTCGGCCGCCTGAGCGGGAGCGGCCACCAGGTGGGCCTGACCGAAGGGGGGCTCAGGCACCTCGCCCTGGTCACGGGGGATTTTTGA